One Gammaproteobacteria bacterium DNA window includes the following coding sequences:
- a CDS encoding DUF4956 domain-containing protein: protein MQDNFNDVNFRQPSILFMLLIRMTVYYLIIFGIVALFVWLAPGMTRDLPVGGIGEFTNYQDSTAYELEETLLGSDGDELEAIAERTQQRNLANGPIWLNSAKSLFLAMFTTFILMIPVSWVYKAIHQGSVYDHSIDETALILPAVVAGIVTVVQHSLALAFSLAGIVAGVRFRRALSDTFDTLFIFVAIGVGIAAGIKSVEIAIVMTVFFNYTTVLVCMFGDGLESQYLAKKKQARQEKKEARIITAENSDQIISAVTPPDITDNPKN, encoded by the coding sequence ATGCAAGATAACTTTAATGATGTGAATTTTAGGCAGCCCAGTATACTTTTCATGCTTTTGATCAGGATGACTGTCTATTATTTGATTATTTTTGGAATAGTTGCATTGTTTGTCTGGTTAGCCCCCGGCATGACACGCGATCTTCCTGTCGGTGGCATTGGTGAATTTACCAATTATCAGGACTCAACAGCTTATGAGTTGGAGGAAACCTTGCTCGGCAGCGATGGCGATGAGTTAGAAGCGATCGCGGAGCGTACCCAACAACGGAATCTGGCCAACGGCCCGATCTGGTTGAATTCAGCCAAATCATTATTTCTTGCGATGTTTACAACTTTTATTTTAATGATCCCGGTCTCATGGGTGTACAAAGCCATTCATCAAGGAAGTGTTTATGATCATTCGATTGATGAAACCGCACTGATCTTGCCAGCTGTGGTTGCTGGAATCGTTACTGTGGTACAACATTCACTGGCATTGGCATTTAGTTTGGCCGGAATTGTGGCAGGCGTGCGCTTCAGAAGAGCATTGAGTGATACATTCGATACATTGTTTATTTTTGTTGCGATTGGAGTTGGTATTGCTGCTGGAATAAAATCTGTAGAGATTGCCATTGTCATGACGGTGTTTTTCAATTACACCACAGTGTTGGTCTGTATGTTTGGTGACGGGTTGGAATCTCAGTATCTGGCCAAGAAAAAACAGGCACGGCAGGAGAAAAAGGAAGCCAGAATAATTACCGCGGAAAATTCAGATCAGATAATTTCGGCCGTTACCCCGCCTGACATTACCGACAATCCCAAAAACTAG